The Prevotella sp. E9-3 genome has a window encoding:
- a CDS encoding RNA methyltransferase: MNIIHLNSLNHTEVACYSKLTEAQLRQTNGGLFIAESPKVINVALNAGYQPVSLLCEERHIEGDAASIIERCPDIPIYTGSRPLLAELTGYTLTRGVLCAMKRPELPTVAEVCKNARRLVVIQGVCDTTNIGAIFRSAAALGIDAVILTNDSCDPLNRRSVRVSMGTVFLVPWTWTDTSLSELKKEGFSTVAMALSDDSISLDDPRLKAEPRLAVIMGTEGDGLPHESITQADYVVRIPMAHDVDSLNVAAAAAVAFWELRN, encoded by the coding sequence ATGAACATCATACACCTAAATTCGCTAAACCACACAGAGGTGGCTTGCTATTCCAAGCTCACTGAAGCACAACTTCGACAAACAAATGGAGGACTATTCATTGCAGAGAGTCCAAAAGTAATTAATGTTGCTCTTAATGCAGGCTACCAACCCGTTTCACTGCTATGCGAAGAACGGCATATAGAGGGTGATGCGGCCTCTATCATAGAGCGTTGTCCTGATATACCTATATATACAGGAAGTCGTCCGTTGTTAGCCGAGCTTACCGGATACACTTTGACACGTGGAGTGCTGTGTGCTATGAAGCGACCAGAATTACCAACGGTGGCAGAAGTTTGTAAGAACGCTCGACGATTAGTGGTTATTCAAGGAGTTTGCGATACCACCAATATTGGGGCCATATTCCGTTCAGCCGCTGCATTAGGCATAGACGCAGTAATACTTACCAACGATTCCTGTGATCCGTTGAACCGCCGTTCCGTTCGTGTATCAATGGGAACGGTATTCTTAGTACCATGGACATGGACAGACACATCACTGAGCGAATTGAAAAAAGAAGGGTTTAGCACTGTTGCGATGGCGCTGTCCGACGACTCTATATCCCTTGACGACCCAAGATTAAAAGCAGAACCACGACTTGCAGTGATAATGGGGACAGAAGGCGACGGTCTCCCCCATGAAAGTATCACCCAGGCCGACTACGTAGTTCGCATCCCCATGGCTCACGATGTTGACTCACTAAATGTGGCTGCAGCTGCAGCAGTAGCATTTTGGGAACTAAGAAATTGA
- the nadC gene encoding carboxylating nicotinate-nucleotide diphosphorylase, with product MLSVEELVDRLIDLSFAEDIGDGDHTTLCCIPENAMGKSHLLIKEDGILAGVEVAKEVFHRFDPEMKVEVLMGDGSKVKKGDVAMVVTGRVRSLLQTERLMLNIMQRMSGIATMTARYVERLKGTNTRVLDTRKTTPGMRMLEKQAVKIGGGCNHRIGLFDMILLKDNHVDFAGGIVNAIDRCHAYLAEKGLNLKIEIEVRSFDELNQVLEHGGVDRIMLDNFSVADTKKAVEIINHRYETESSGGITFDTIRDYAEQGVDFISVGALTHSVKGLDMSFKAC from the coding sequence ATGCTTTCTGTAGAAGAATTAGTTGACAGACTAATAGATCTTTCGTTCGCTGAAGATATAGGCGATGGTGACCATACCACCTTGTGCTGCATCCCTGAAAATGCAATGGGAAAATCACATCTTCTTATCAAGGAAGATGGCATTCTTGCAGGTGTCGAAGTGGCTAAAGAGGTGTTCCATCGCTTTGACCCAGAAATGAAAGTTGAGGTATTGATGGGCGATGGCTCAAAAGTGAAAAAGGGTGATGTGGCGATGGTTGTAACTGGTCGCGTACGTTCACTACTTCAAACAGAGCGTTTGATGTTGAACATCATGCAGCGTATGAGTGGAATTGCCACAATGACTGCCCGCTATGTGGAACGGCTTAAAGGTACAAATACTCGAGTACTTGATACTCGTAAAACCACTCCAGGCATGCGTATGTTAGAGAAACAGGCCGTGAAAATAGGTGGTGGCTGTAATCATCGCATTGGTTTGTTCGATATGATCCTTCTCAAGGACAATCATGTTGACTTCGCTGGCGGCATTGTAAATGCTATCGACCGCTGTCATGCATACTTGGCTGAAAAGGGCCTCAACTTGAAAATCGAGATCGAAGTACGTTCTTTCGACGAACTCAATCAAGTATTGGAGCATGGTGGAGTAGATCGTATTATGCTTGACAACTTTTCTGTTGCCGACACGAAGAAGGCAGTAGAAATAATCAATCATCGTTACGAGACAGAATCTAGTGGCGGTATCACTTTCGACACTATTCGCGATTATGCAGAGCAGGGTGTTGATTTCATTTCTGTTGGTGCTCTGACTCATTCTGTCAAAGGACTCGACATGAGTTTTAAGGCTTGTTAG
- a CDS encoding outer membrane beta-barrel protein: MKKKLFTMLMALLFSAASFAQFEQGKLYVNAALSGFDLNYTGAEKWKCDLNLKTGYLFENNWMVLGQFDYNYRKYQPNTLSLGAGVRYYVEANGLYLGAGANYMHRGVDDCSVDDFVPSIHVGYAYFLSRTVTIEPEFYYNQSLKDHSNYSGPGVRIGLGIYLDDLLK; the protein is encoded by the coding sequence ATGAAAAAGAAACTATTCACGATGTTGATGGCACTGTTGTTCTCAGCTGCCAGCTTTGCTCAGTTTGAGCAGGGTAAATTATATGTTAACGCTGCATTGTCAGGCTTTGACCTGAACTATACAGGTGCTGAGAAGTGGAAGTGTGATTTGAACTTGAAGACAGGCTACCTGTTTGAAAACAACTGGATGGTGCTTGGGCAGTTCGACTATAATTATCGCAAGTACCAACCTAACACTCTTTCTTTAGGAGCAGGTGTTCGTTATTATGTAGAAGCCAACGGCCTTTACCTGGGTGCTGGTGCCAACTATATGCATCGTGGGGTAGATGATTGTTCTGTTGATGACTTTGTACCCAGCATTCATGTCGGATATGCTTACTTCCTGAGTCGTACAGTAACCATCGAGCCTGAGTTCTATTACAATCAAAGTCTTAAAGATCATAGCAACTATAGTGGCCCCGGTGTTCGCATCGGCTTAGGTATCTATCTCGATGATCTCCTGAAATAG
- a CDS encoding carbon starvation protein A: protein MITFIVSLILLILGYFVYGRIIERIFAPDNRVTPAVRKADGLDFIVLPSWKIFMIQFLNIAGTGPIFGAIMGAKFGPVSYLWIVFGCIFAGATHDYLSGMLSMRHDGAGLPELIGTYLGKGAKKLMLVFTVLLLTMVGTVFVYSPAEILHNIGGSFMMWVIIIFGYYVIATMMPIDKIIGKVYPLFAFSLLFMAAALMIVLFLKWPSLPELWTNFENMGFNASEKWTDQLFPCLFITIACGAISGFHATQSPLMARCVKSEKLGRPIFYGAMITEGMVALIWATVSMYFFYGEPSPGYDLMNIETGFSTSAPAVVNIVCNDWLGAFGGILAMLGVVAAPITSGDTAFRSARLIVSEWLHIKQRPIPNRLMVSIPLFVCSIAMLIWQIENPDGFNTIWQYFGWSNQALSVFTLWTLTVYLVRQHKFFYITLIPALFMTSVCTTFLFISKQAFHLPELLAYTLGGICTIVAIIWFTLWYHHQKKEQKIGE from the coding sequence ATGATCACTTTTATTGTAAGTCTTATTTTACTCATTTTAGGCTATTTTGTCTATGGTAGAATAATAGAACGTATTTTTGCACCAGACAACAGGGTAACACCCGCTGTAAGAAAAGCTGATGGATTAGACTTCATAGTACTTCCATCATGGAAAATTTTTATGATTCAGTTCCTGAACATTGCAGGAACGGGTCCTATCTTTGGTGCCATTATGGGCGCTAAGTTTGGTCCTGTTTCCTATTTATGGATTGTGTTTGGTTGTATTTTTGCCGGTGCCACACACGACTATCTTTCAGGAATGCTTTCCATGCGTCATGACGGTGCTGGCCTGCCCGAGCTCATAGGAACTTATTTAGGTAAGGGCGCAAAGAAGTTAATGCTGGTATTTACCGTCCTCTTGCTCACTATGGTGGGGACTGTATTTGTCTATTCGCCTGCCGAGATTCTTCACAATATTGGTGGTTCGTTTATGATGTGGGTAATCATTATTTTTGGCTACTATGTTATTGCCACCATGATGCCTATCGACAAAATTATTGGAAAAGTATATCCATTGTTTGCTTTCTCACTCCTATTCATGGCTGCCGCATTGATGATTGTGCTGTTTTTAAAATGGCCTTCATTACCGGAACTATGGACAAATTTTGAGAATATGGGCTTTAATGCAAGCGAGAAGTGGACTGACCAGCTGTTTCCGTGCCTGTTTATCACAATTGCCTGCGGAGCCATTAGCGGTTTCCACGCCACTCAGAGTCCTTTGATGGCACGCTGCGTGAAGAGTGAAAAATTGGGACGTCCCATCTTCTATGGAGCCATGATTACAGAAGGAATGGTAGCTCTCATCTGGGCAACAGTTTCCATGTATTTCTTTTATGGTGAACCCTCGCCTGGTTATGACTTGATGAATATTGAGACGGGCTTTTCTACTTCAGCACCAGCTGTAGTTAATATCGTTTGCAACGACTGGCTTGGAGCGTTTGGAGGAATCCTCGCTATGTTGGGCGTTGTTGCAGCTCCTATCACTAGTGGCGACACCGCATTTCGTTCAGCCCGACTTATTGTTTCTGAGTGGCTGCACATCAAACAGCGTCCCATACCAAACCGTCTGATGGTGAGCATACCATTGTTCGTTTGCTCCATCGCCATGCTTATATGGCAGATAGAAAATCCCGATGGCTTCAATACCATTTGGCAGTATTTTGGATGGAGCAATCAGGCACTGTCTGTCTTTACACTTTGGACCCTCACTGTCTATTTGGTACGCCAGCATAAGTTTTTCTATATCACCTTGATCCCAGCGCTGTTCATGACCTCTGTGTGTACCACTTTCCTCTTTATTTCAAAACAGGCATTCCATCTACCAGAACTGTTGGCTTATACCTTAGGGGGCATCTGTACCATTGTGGCCATCATTTGGTTTACTCTTTGGTATCACCATCAAAAGAAAGAGCAGAAGATAGGGGAATAG
- a CDS encoding glycoside hydrolase family 10 protein — protein MKRIISLLLICLCISGIFQRIEAQEMVCPKYEIRAMWLTTIGGIDWPHSYSPSLQKEELCRTLDKLKRAGINTVFLQTRVRGTTIYPSTIEPWDGCITGRPGKAPNYDPLQFAIDECHRRGMQLHAWVVTIPIGKWNKYGCAQLRKTHPKIVTKIGDEGYMNPEKTETADYLANICREIVKRYDVDGVHLDYIRYPETWKLRVSRQKGRSNITTIVRKIYHTVKAIKPWVMVSCSPIGKHDDLLRYSSHGWNARTTVCQDAQMWLKEGVMDALFPMMYFRDNNFFPFAIDWKEHSYQRFVVPGLGIYFLDPKEGRWTIDVVERQLNVLRQIGLGHCFFRSKFFTDNVKGIYELGSRFDATPSLIPPMTWMSNKRPSRPQSLTLNDGILKWGTENNGMRDTYLLYNVYASKEYPVDITKASNLVATRLMKNELHVQPGLFYAVTAQDRYGLESDALQIDAPEFRQSSAFSPLSIQITTGIIDLPSKGATLDADYIVIETILGQTLEIRPYSGKTLNISSLPDGIYQLRSLGRKGRNHRIGYFSLKHER, from the coding sequence ATGAAACGAATCATATCTTTGCTTTTAATTTGCCTTTGTATTTCAGGTATTTTCCAACGGATAGAGGCTCAGGAAATGGTGTGTCCAAAATACGAAATACGTGCCATGTGGCTTACTACTATTGGCGGTATTGACTGGCCACACTCCTACTCTCCTTCTTTACAGAAAGAGGAACTTTGCAGAACTCTTGACAAACTGAAAAGGGCCGGAATCAATACGGTTTTTCTTCAAACGCGCGTCCGAGGAACCACTATTTATCCTTCTACAATAGAACCTTGGGATGGGTGTATAACAGGCAGGCCAGGAAAAGCGCCAAATTATGACCCTCTGCAATTCGCTATCGACGAATGTCACCGTCGCGGAATGCAACTCCACGCATGGGTGGTTACAATTCCCATTGGAAAATGGAACAAATACGGGTGTGCTCAATTGCGAAAGACCCACCCTAAAATAGTGACTAAGATAGGCGATGAAGGATATATGAATCCGGAAAAGACAGAAACGGCCGATTATCTTGCCAATATATGTCGGGAAATTGTGAAGCGCTATGATGTGGATGGTGTTCACTTAGACTATATCCGCTATCCAGAGACTTGGAAACTACGCGTTAGTCGCCAAAAGGGACGTAGTAATATCACTACGATTGTCAGGAAAATCTATCATACCGTGAAGGCCATCAAACCATGGGTAATGGTATCGTGTTCCCCCATTGGAAAGCATGACGACTTACTCCGCTATTCTTCCCATGGATGGAATGCAAGGACTACCGTTTGCCAGGATGCACAAATGTGGTTGAAAGAAGGTGTGATGGACGCTCTCTTTCCTATGATGTATTTCAGAGACAACAACTTCTTTCCATTTGCCATCGACTGGAAGGAACATAGCTATCAACGCTTTGTAGTGCCTGGCTTAGGAATTTATTTTCTTGATCCGAAAGAAGGACGGTGGACAATAGACGTAGTAGAACGCCAACTGAATGTACTACGCCAAATTGGGCTCGGTCACTGCTTTTTCCGTTCTAAATTCTTCACTGACAATGTAAAAGGAATATACGAGCTGGGAAGCAGATTCGATGCTACCCCATCGCTAATTCCCCCCATGACATGGATGAGTAACAAGCGACCTTCACGTCCCCAGTCACTGACACTAAATGACGGAATACTAAAATGGGGCACAGAAAATAATGGTATGCGCGATACGTACCTATTATATAATGTATATGCCTCGAAAGAATACCCTGTTGACATCACCAAGGCCAGCAACTTAGTAGCTACACGTTTGATGAAAAATGAACTGCATGTTCAACCAGGGCTTTTCTATGCAGTTACTGCTCAAGATCGTTACGGACTGGAAAGTGACGCTCTTCAGATAGATGCGCCAGAGTTTCGTCAATCATCAGCATTCAGTCCGCTTAGCATTCAGATTACAACAGGTATCATTGACTTACCATCTAAAGGAGCAACCCTTGATGCCGACTACATAGTAATTGAAACCATCTTGGGGCAAACCTTGGAAATACGCCCCTATAGTGGAAAGACACTTAACATATCGTCTTTGCCTGATGGCATTTATCAACTACGCTCTTTAGGCAGAAAAGGAAGGAATCATCGCATTGGCTATTTTAGCCTGAAACATGAACGATAG